In the genome of Homo sapiens chromosome 19 genomic patch of type NOVEL, GRCh38.p14 PATCHES HSCHR19KIR_CA01-TA01_1_CTG3_1, one region contains:
- the KIR2DL4 gene encoding killer cell immunoglobulin-like receptor 2DL4 isoform c precursor (isoform c precursor is encoded by transcript variant 3), producing the protein MSMSPTVIILACLGFFLDQSVWAHVGGQDKPFCSAWPSAVVPQGGHVTLRCHYRRGFNIFTLYKKDGVPVPELYNRIFWNSFLISPVTPAHAGTYRCRGFHPHSPTEWSAPSNPLVIMVTGLYEKPSLTARPGPTVRAGENVTLSCSSQSSFDIYHLSREGEAHELRLPAVPSINGTFQADFPLGPATHGETYRCFGSFHGSPYEWSDPSDPLPVSVTGNPSSSWPSPTEPSFKTDAAVMNQEPAGHRTVNREDSDEQDPQEVTYAQLDHCIFTQRKITGPSQRSKRPSTDTSVCIELPNAEPRALSPAHEHHSQALMGSSRETTALSQTQLASSNVPAAGI; encoded by the exons ATGTCCATGTCACCCACGGTCATCATCCTGGCATGTCTTG GGTTCTTCTTGGACCAGAGTGTGTGGGCACACGTGG GTGGTCAGGACAAGCCCTTCTGCTCTGCCTGGCCCAGCGCTGTGGTGCCTCAAGGAGGACACGTGACTCTTCGGTGTCACTATCGTCGTGGGTTTAACATCTTCACGCTGTACAAGAAAGATGGGGTCCCTGTCCCTGAGCTCTACAACAGAATATTCTGGAACAGTTTCCTCATTAGCCCTGTGACCCCAGCACACGCAGGGACCTACAGATGTCGAGGTTTTCACCCGCACTCCCCCACTGAGTGGTCGGCACCCAGCAACCCCCTGGTGATCATGGTCACAG GTCTATATGAGAAACCTTCGCTTACAGCCCGGCCGGGCCCCACGGTTCGCGCAGGAGAGAACGTGACCTTGTCCTGCAGCTCCCAGAGCTCCTTTGACATCTACCATCTATCCAGGGAGGGGGAAGCCCATGAACTTAGGCTCCCTGCAGTGCCCAGCATCAATGGAACATTCCAGGCCGACTTCCCTCTGGGTCCTGCCACCCACGGAGAGACCTACAGATGCTTCGGCTCTTTCCATGGATCTCCCTACGAGTGGTCAGACCCGAGTGACCCACTGCCTGTTTCTGTCACAG GAAACCCTTCTAGTAGTTGGCCTTCACCCACTGAACCAAGCTTCAAAACTG ATGCTGCTGTAATGAACCAAGAGCCTGCGGGACACAGAACAGTGAACAGGGAG GACTCTGATGAACAAGACCCTCAGGAGGTGACATACGCACAGTTGGATCACTGCATTTTCACACAGAGAAAAATCACTGGCCCTTCTCAGAGGAGCAAGAGACCCTCAACAGATACCAGCGTGTGTATAGAACTTCCAAATGCTGAGCCCAGAGCGTTGTCTCCTGCCCATGAGCACCACAGTCAGGCCTTGATGGGATCTTCTAGGGAGACAACAGCCCTGTCTCAAACCCAGCTTGCCAGCTCTAATGTACCAGCAGCTGGAATCTGA
- the KIR2DL4 gene encoding killer cell immunoglobulin-like receptor 2DL4 isoform b precursor (isoform b precursor is encoded by transcript variant 2), whose translation MSMSPTVIILACLGFFLDQSVWAHVGGQDKPFCSAWPSAVVPQGGHVTLRCHYRRGFNIFTLYKKDGVPVPELYNRIFWNSFLISPVTPAHAGTYRCRGFHPHSPTEWSAPSNPLVIMVTGLYEKPSLTARPGPTVRAGENVTLSCSSQSSFDIYHLSREGEAHELRLPAVPSINGTFQADFPLGPATHGETYRCFGSFHGSPYEWSDPSDPLPVSVTGNPSSSWPSPTEPSFKTGIARHLHAVIRYSVAIILFTILPFFLLHRWCSKKKMLL comes from the exons ATGTCCATGTCACCCACGGTCATCATCCTGGCATGTCTTG GGTTCTTCTTGGACCAGAGTGTGTGGGCACACGTGG GTGGTCAGGACAAGCCCTTCTGCTCTGCCTGGCCCAGCGCTGTGGTGCCTCAAGGAGGACACGTGACTCTTCGGTGTCACTATCGTCGTGGGTTTAACATCTTCACGCTGTACAAGAAAGATGGGGTCCCTGTCCCTGAGCTCTACAACAGAATATTCTGGAACAGTTTCCTCATTAGCCCTGTGACCCCAGCACACGCAGGGACCTACAGATGTCGAGGTTTTCACCCGCACTCCCCCACTGAGTGGTCGGCACCCAGCAACCCCCTGGTGATCATGGTCACAG GTCTATATGAGAAACCTTCGCTTACAGCCCGGCCGGGCCCCACGGTTCGCGCAGGAGAGAACGTGACCTTGTCCTGCAGCTCCCAGAGCTCCTTTGACATCTACCATCTATCCAGGGAGGGGGAAGCCCATGAACTTAGGCTCCCTGCAGTGCCCAGCATCAATGGAACATTCCAGGCCGACTTCCCTCTGGGTCCTGCCACCCACGGAGAGACCTACAGATGCTTCGGCTCTTTCCATGGATCTCCCTACGAGTGGTCAGACCCGAGTGACCCACTGCCTGTTTCTGTCACAG GAAACCCTTCTAGTAGTTGGCCTTCACCCACTGAACCAAGCTTCAAAACTG GTATCGCCAGACACCTGCATGCTGTGATTAGGTACTCAGTGGCCATCATCCTCTTTAccatccttcccttctttctccttcatcgCTGGtgctccaaaaaaaaa ATGCTGCTGTAA